In Penicillium oxalicum strain HP7-1 chromosome I, whole genome shotgun sequence, a single window of DNA contains:
- a CDS encoding Dolichyl-phosphate beta-glucosyltransferase, whose protein sequence is MAQIWSNVCRECITVVSSVPVYILVGSLVTTTLGFFVLAYTLLFLVAPTPRNPLPEEKKYRTLAKDGAVTDPEPLPCWLDQLDSDKCTSKLTEIEAAELFMSVVVPAYNEEARLAGMLEEAVNYLEHMYGTLESSSDEEKHGSGVLTRSMRKRNPTSDRHTMNGNLDVSPSDRGWEILIVSDGSTDRTEEVAFSFARDHQLSMHPKGYAGPWTPKVQEGVHIPPGTIRVVNLTHNRGKGGAVTHGMRHVRGQYVVFADADGASKFEDLGKLVTACREVEDGRGRGVAVGSRAHMVGSEAVVKTATVKDTQCGFKLFSRNSLPFIVPYMHSEGWIFDVEMLMLAEFAQIPVAEVPVGWREVGGSKLNVIWDSIGMAWGLAILRAGWSLGIYRQR, encoded by the exons ATGGCCCAAATCTGGAGCAACGTGTGCCGCGAGTGCATAACGGTTGTATCCAGTGTGCCTGTTTATATCCTGGTCGGTTCATTAGTGACGACAACGCTCGGATTCTTTGTGCTA GCTTATACCCTGCTCTTCTTGGTCGCGCCGACACCCCGGAACCCACTAccggaagaaaagaagtaTAGAACGCTTGCCAAAGATGGCGCTGTCACCGATCCCGAGCCCCTGCCCTGCTGGCTCGACCAGCTGGACTCGGACAAGTGCACCTCGAAGCTCACTGAGATTGAAGCCGCAGAACTCTTCATGTCCGTTGTTGTTCCAGCTTATAATGAAGAGGCGCGACTGGCAGGAATGCTGGAAGAAGCGGTCAACTACCTTGAGCACATGTACGGCACTCTCGAGTCCAGCTCCGACGAAGAGAAGCACGGTAGCGGGGTTTTGACACGATCCATGCGCAAGCGCAATCCGACCTCGGACCGTCACACAATGAATGGCAACCTCGACGTGTCCCCTTCTGATCGCGGGTGGGAAATTCTCATTGTATCGGACGGGTCCACCGATCGGACGGAAGAGGTGGCTTTCTCGTTTGCTAGGGACCATCAACTATCAATGCACCCCAAGGGCTACGCGGGACCATGGACGCCCAAGGTCCAGGAAGGTGTGCATATCCCACCGGGGACCATCCGCGTGGTGAACCTGACACACAACCGGGGCAAGGGCGGTGCTGTGACACATGGCATGCGTCACGTACGTGGGCAGTACGTGGTTTTCGCCGATGCAGATGGTGCGAGTAAATTCGAGGATCTCGGCAAACTCGTGACCGCTTGTCGGGAGGTTGAAGATGGTCGTGGGCGCGGTGTGGCTGTGGGATCGCGGGCGCACATGGTAGGCAGCGAAGCTGTGGTCAAG ACCGCAACTGTCAAGGATACGCAGTGCGGCTTCAAGCTATTTTCGCGCAATTCCCTGCCGTTCATCGTTCCCTACATGCACTCCGAGGGCTGGATCTTTGACGTGGAGATGCTCATGTTGGCCGAATTCGCACAGATTCCCGTCGCTGAAGTCCCCGTGGGCTGGCGCGAGGTCGGTGGTAGTAAATTGAACGTGATCTGGGACAGTATTGGCATGGCTTGGGGACTGGCCATTCTGCGGGCAGGGTGGTCGCTCGGTATTTACCGGCAGCGGTGA
- a CDS encoding Arginine biosynthesis bifunctional protein ArgJ: MAVGSLARMLKGQVRCYSAPLDMAIPASKQRYIPTSGTYPKGFKVSGTHVGVKASNTRFPDLALIASDTPCSAAAVFTTNKFQAAPVQVSKQTLKSRQGEGIRAVVINSGCANAVTGKGGLEDAVQMGRVVDECSGAEKNSSLVMSTGVIGQRLPIKKILARIPSAHASLDSTHDAWLSTARAICTTDTFPKLLSRTFSLPSSPDRTYSLAGMTKGAGMIHPNMATLLGVLCTDAAVEPAALQSILKHAVSRSFNSISIDGDTSTNDTIAVLANGAAGGETVRAPAAGSAASADYHALQTIFTEFAQSLSQLVVRDGEGATKFVTVRVRNSPDYESARLIASTIARSPLVKTALYGKDANWGRILCAVGYTQGVKDGVVVPERTSVSFRPVDGSPILKLLVNGEPEAVDEERASVILQNEDLEIEVDLGGGEQGAAGCGGEDAVYWFCDFSHEYVTINGDYRT, translated from the exons ATGGCGGTTGGCTCGCTTGCTCGCATGCTCAAGGGCCAGGTGCGGTGCTACTCCGCACCGCTGGACATGGCCATTCCGGCCTCCAAACAACGCTATATTCCCACATCCGGCACCTATCCCAAGGGGTTCAAGGTGTCCGGCACACATGTCGGGGTCAAGGCCTCCAACACTCGCTTCCCCGACCTGGCGCTCATCGCGTCCGACACGCCGTGCTCGGCCGCCGCGGtcttcaccaccaacaaGTTCCAGGCTGCACCGGTGCAGGTCAGCAAGCAAACGTTGAAGAGTCGTCAGGGTGAGGGGATCCGGGCGGTCGTGATCAACTCGGGTTGCGCCAATGCGGTCACTGGGAAGGGGGGTCTCGAAGATGCGGTGCAGATGGGCCGAGTGGTGGATGAGTGCAGCGGAGCGGAGAAGAATAGCTCCCTGGTGATGAGTACGGGGGTCATCGGACAACG TCTACCGATCAAGAAAATCCTCGCTCGCATCCCCTCGGCGCATGCTTCCCTCGATTCCACCCACGATGCCTGGCTCAGCACCGCGCGTGCCATCTGCACCACGGATACGTTCCCCAAACTGCTCTCGCGCACTTTCAGCCTGCCCTCCTCTCCCGACCGAACCTACAGTCTGGCCGGCATGACGAAAGGCGCCGGCATGATCCACCCGAACATGGCAACCCTCCTGGGAGTTCTCTGCACCGATGCCGCCGTCGAACCCGCCGCTCTCCAATCCATTCTCAAGCACGCCGTATCTCGCTCCTTCAACTCGATCTCAATCGACGGTGACACCAGCACCAACGACACCATTGCCGTCCTCGCCAACGGTGCCGCCGGCGGGGAGACCGTGCGCGCTCCCGCGGCGGGCTCCGCCGCCAGTGCCGACTACCACGCCCTGCAGACCATCTTCACCGAGTTCGCCCAGTCGCTCTCTCAGCTCGTGGTTCGCGACGGTGAAGGCGCAACCAAGTTTGTGACTGTCCGTGTTCGCAACTCACCGGACTATGAATCTGCACGCCTGATTGCCTCGACCATTGCTCGGTCACCCCTGGTGAAGACCGCTCTGTATGGCAAGGACGCCAACTGGGGCCGGATCCTCTGCGCTGTGGGCTACACGCAGGGCGTGAAAGACGGTGTCGTGGTACCCGAGCGTACCTCTGTGAGCTTCCGCCCTGTGGACGGTAGTCCCATTCTCAAGCTCCTGGTGAACGGGGAGCCGGAGGCGGTCGATGAGGAGCGCGCCAGTGTCATTTTACAGAATGAAGATCTGGAGATCGAGGTTGATCTGGGTGGTGGCGAGCAAGGTGCCGCCGGCTGCGGTGGGGAGGATGCTGTGTATTGGTTCTGCGATTTTAGCCACGAGTACGTGACGATTAACGGGGATTATCGCacttga